Part of the Phycisphaerales bacterium genome, TTTAGGCGACCATGTCCTTCAGGCCCTTGAGCGGACGGACCTTGACGACGTTGCGGGCGGGCTTGGCCTTGAAGACGGTGGGCTCGCCGGTGAAGGGGTTGATGCCCTTGCGAGCCTTGGTGGCAGGCTTGCGCTGGACGGTGACCTTCATCATGCCGGGCACGTTGAAGGTGCCCACGCTGCCCTTCTTGAGGTCGGCGGCGATCATGGTGCTCATCGTGTCGAAGACCTGGGCGACCTCCTTCTTGGAGATGCCCACGTGCTCGGCGATGAGGGCCTGGATCTCGCTCTTGGTGCGGGGCTTGCCGCGGGCGCCGGTGATCTTGGTGCCGGTCGACTTGGTGGCGGTACCGGCGCGGCGGGTCGAGGTCTTGCGGGCCGGCGCCTTGCGGCTGCGGGCCGTGGTCTTGGTGCGACGGACGGTTTTCTTGGTGGTCTTCTTGCGGGAACGACTTGCGGTCTTCTTGGCCATTGTTGCACTCCGTGCGAGGGGTCCGGCGTTCGTGCCGGGCGGCTTGCCCATACTCCAGGCAAGGAATCTTTACGCATCCGCTCGCCGACAGTTGTTCGGCTTGAAGGGCGTTGAGCCTGAAAAAACAGTGGTTTTTGGGCCGCATTTCTTCCCGGGTGGCTCCAGACCCTGCAAAAACAGGGGTTTGCGGGCTTCCAGGGCCCTCTTCCAGCAGCGGGCGACGCCTTCGACCAAGCTCTGCCGAGTACGATCGCCGCGTGAAAAACAGTGCAAAATCTGGAACGACGGACGCCGAGGTACTGGTTTCGCGGTCGATTCCGGGCGATTTCGACGCCGCCGGCGCAAGCGTGCGCGTGCTGGGCGAGGCGCTCCCGGCTCGCGAAGACCTGCTCGCCGCGCTGCCCGGTGCCCGCATCCTGGTCTCGATGTTTACCGACAGGGTGGACGCCGAGTTGCTCGCCGCGGCCGAGGGCTCGCTCCAGGGCGTGTGCCAGTACGCGGTCGGAACCGACAACATCGACTTCGAGGCCTGCAAGGACGCCGGCGTCGTCGTCACGAACACGCCCGATGCGGTGACCGAGGGCACCGCCGACCTGGCGTGGGCCCTGCTGCTGGCCGTGGCGCGGCGGGTGGTCGAGGCCGACGCCTATGCCCGAAGCGAGGCGTACCCCGCGGGCGGGCCGCTCGGCATGAGCGACTTCCTCGGGGCCGACCTGACCGGCCGGACGCTGCTGATCGTGGGCGCAGGACGGATCGGCCGTGCGGTGGCACTGCGGTCGATCGGCTGGGGCATGCGCGTGCTGTACGTGGCGCGAAGCCGGCACTGGGACTTCGAGCTGGCGCCGCTGGCGGCCGAGCGGGTGGAGCTAGAAGAGGGACTGCAGCGGGCGGACGTGGTGAGCCTGCACACGCCGCTGACCGACGCGACGCGGCACTTGATCGACAAGCGGCGGCTGGGGCTGATGAAGGAGAGCGCCATCCTCATCAACACGGCCCGCGGCCCGGTGGTGGACGAGGCGGCGCTGGCCGAGGCGCTGGCGTCGGGCCAGATCTGGGGCGCGGGGTTGGACGTGTTCGAGCGCGAGCCGGCGGTGCATCCGGGGCTGATCAAGGCGACCAACGCTGTGCTCACGCCGCACATCGGCAGCGGCGAGCGCCGGTATCGCGAGATGATGACGGCGATGGTGGCTGAGAACGTGCGGGCGATTCTGGAGGGCGAGGAGCCGCCGAATCGGGTCGGCTGATTCGGCTCAGCGCTGCTTGGCGAAGTGCAGGTCGAGGTAGCGGGCGACGTAGTCGACCAGGCTCGTGGCCTCGGGGATCTCGGGGTTGCTCGTGTGGCCCATGGGCTCGAAGCGCATGCCCTTGAACCGCGTCACCGCTTCTTCCACCGGCAGGCCATACTGAAGCGCGAGGCTCAGGGCTCGGCAGTAGGCCTGGACCATGCCCTTGATGGTCGAGCCTTCCTTGGCCATCTTGATGAAGACCTCGCCGGGGGAGCCGTCGTCGTAGAGGCCGATGGTGAGGTAGCCCTCGTGGCCGCCGACCGAGAACTTGTGCGTGATGGCGTTGCGCGTGTTGGGCAGCATCCGGCGGTCGTGGGTTTCGGTCATGGTCGACTGCATGGTTGGGGGCCTCCGGAGCCGCGGGGCGGGTCGGAAGGATATCGGTCGGTCCGGCCGGCCTCCTGTGATCATGGGCGCGAGAACATTGCTTGTGGGCCTCGGCGGGCCGATACTTAGGCAGCCGGCTGTCGCTTACGAGCAGGGCGTCTTGGGAATGCCCGAGGGCCCGGCGGTGATGGCAGCGATGGCGACGACTCGATGATGACGCAGAGTACGAACACAACGCGAACGACTGTCGGAGGCCGAGCGGCATCGCTCGCGGCCTTTGCGGCGTTGCTCGTGGTCATCGCCTCTGCCGACGCCGCGATGCGCGTCGCGCCCCAGGGCCTTCGCGTCGCCACCGATGGCCGCCCGGCCCGCACCAGCCTGATCGGGCTCGGCCGGATGGTCGAGGGCCTGCTGGCGTGCGCGACGGTGACGGACGCGGGCAGCCGCGTGTCGCTGGTGGTTGCCACGTCCCACGAGCCCGAGCCGGCGCAGGTCGCCGGCACGCCGGCCGCAGCGTTCGGGCGTCACGACCTGATCGACCTGCCCCCGCCCGCACGGGCGTAATGGTCCAACGACGGCGTGGGCGCTCTCGGGCGGCCCGGGCCGTGGCAACTCTGGCCCGAGATCGCTTCCAACATTCACTGAGACCCTTCGGGGCGCCGCGGCGTGCGCATCAGTACGGCCGGGGGCGCGCCATCGCGAGGCATTGCACATGGCAGGCAACCAGGGCATCCCGGTCATCGGACCGGTCTTGAACAAGATCATCGGCACCCGCAACGAGCGGTTCGTCAAGAAGTACACGACGAAGGTCGAGCAGATCAACGCGCTCAGCGACGAGATGAGCGCGCTGACCGACTCGGAGATCAAGAGCAAGTTTCGCTCGTACCGCAAGCGCATCGACGGCGGCGAGAAGGCCGAGGCGCTGCTGCCCGAGGTGTTCGCCATCGCCCGCGAGGCGATGGACCGGGCGGTGGGCATCCGCAACACGCTCAATCCTGAGCACGAGTTCGACCCCAGCGGCCTGCCCGAGGACATGCAAAAGCTGCACGCCGAACTGATGAAGCAGGCCGGCGAGCTGCCGCCGATGCTGCCGCGGACGTTCATGGGCGAAGGGCCCCAGGGAGCCGTGCCCGACGAGAAGGACGAGTTCCTTGGCTCGACCGAGGTGATCCCCGGCTGGATGCGGGTCGAGATCCCTCCGGCGTTCTACGCCGCGGTGCGAGAGCTGATCCCCGAGAGCCGGCCGCCGTTCCGGACGCGGCCGTTCGACGTGCAGCTCTTGGGCGCCATGGTGCTCAGCCAGGGCAAGATCGCCGAGATGAAGACGGGCGAGGGCAAGACGATCGTCGCGCCGCTGGCCACGTGCCTGGCGGCGGTCGAGGGCATGAAGATCCACGTCGTGACGGTGAACGACTACCTCGTGCAACGCGACCGCGACTGGACGTTCCCGTTCTTCCACGCGCTGGGCATGACGGTCGGGGCCATCCACCCCCAGCACATGCAGCCCGAAGAGATCAAGCGGCACATGTACCGCTGCGACGTGGTCTACGGCACGACCAGCGAGTTCGGCTTCGACTACCTCCGCGACAACATGAAGCGGTCGGTGGCCGAGCAGGTGCAGCGTCGCCGCGAGTTCGCGATCGTCGACGAGGTCGACTCGACGCTGATCGACGAGGCGCGCACACCGCTGATCATCAGCGGCCCGGCCCACGAGGACAGGCCGCGGTACGAGCAGGCCGACGAGCTGGCCCGCCACCTGGTCGAGCTCAACAAGCCCTGGACCCAGGCCGACGAGAAGGCCCAGGAGGCCATCAACCGCATCAAGTCGATCGAGGGCGACATTCGCACGGCCCGCAGCAAGGACGACGCCAAGCAGATGCAGGCCGAGCTTGCCGAGCTGAAGAAGAACCTGCCCGCGCTCGAAGAGGAGCGCGATCGGCACACGCAGTACTACGAGATCAAGCCCGAGCGCAAGCAGGCCTACCTGACGCACGAGGGCATCGCCGAGGCGCAGCGCAAGGCCGGCGTGGGCTCGTTCTACGTCGACGAGAACATGGACCTGCCCCACCTGATGGAGCAGGCGCTGCGCGCCCACGTGGTGTACGAGCTGGACCGCGACTACGTGATCATGAACTCGCAGAACCCCCAGACGGGCCAGAACGAGCCCAGCGTCGTGATCGTCGACACGTT contains:
- a CDS encoding HU family DNA-binding protein, encoding MAKKTASRSRKKTTKKTVRRTKTTARSRKAPARKTSTRRAGTATKSTGTKITGARGKPRTKSEIQALIAEHVGISKKEVAQVFDTMSTMIAADLKKGSVGTFNVPGMMKVTVQRKPATKARKGINPFTGEPTVFKAKPARNVVKVRPLKGLKDMVA
- a CDS encoding NAD(P)-dependent oxidoreductase → MKNSAKSGTTDAEVLVSRSIPGDFDAAGASVRVLGEALPAREDLLAALPGARILVSMFTDRVDAELLAAAEGSLQGVCQYAVGTDNIDFEACKDAGVVVTNTPDAVTEGTADLAWALLLAVARRVVEADAYARSEAYPAGGPLGMSDFLGADLTGRTLLIVGAGRIGRAVALRSIGWGMRVLYVARSRHWDFELAPLAAERVELEEGLQRADVVSLHTPLTDATRHLIDKRRLGLMKESAILINTARGPVVDEAALAEALASGQIWGAGLDVFEREPAVHPGLIKATNAVLTPHIGSGERRYREMMTAMVAENVRAILEGEEPPNRVG